DNA sequence from the Methanocellales archaeon genome:
ACCTGGGTTGAATCCCTTTTGGGCAATTTTGACATCTATGCATCAAACACATCTGGAGTCAGCCTAGTTACTCCCATAGCTACAGGTTATGGATATTCTTGGACAGATAACGATGCGGATGCTTATTCCCATAGGTATTATAAGGTCAGAGCCAAGGGAATTATTGGGTCCGAAACCATTGCAAAATATGACGTTAACCTCGTCAAAAAGCCCGGCGGCACAGGTAAGAATTGGATATCGATGCCTGAAAATCCTGCCATTACAAATGCATCCTCCTTAATGAAGGCAATAGGGCCCACATGTGACTCCATAAACCGATGGAACCCTGTTACCCAGAAACCAGAAGGCTGGATCTCACTGATGGGCGGCATGGGCACGAATTTTGCTGTTACACCCTATGAAGGCTACGAGGTATCTGTCAACGCCAACACAACGTTTACTGTTGTGGGAATCATGGGCTATTAGGTGGATAAAAGTATATATATGTAATACGCACATAAAAATAGGGAAAGGGAGGTATCAAAAAAAAGATGAGAGCGAATAAACTTATTTTTATTTCGGTCTTAACAGTGGCTTTCCTGGCACTGATGAGCGGAGCGCAAGCAGCCCACTGGATTTCTGGAACGGTCAACGATGCCGCAGACAGCACGCCAGCAAACGGACACAAGGTCATCATCTACTATCTGGGAGACCAAGCCCATAACGTATCCGACACCATAGGTCCCGCTGGTATGTCTGGTACGAGTAACATGTATATGTGTGATGCTGAGTCCATTCCAGGTCACGTATGGGCTCCCGGCGATGTAATCTACGCCAAGGTAATTGACACCGGCGACGGCTACACTGCTGGGCCAGTTTCTGTGACTACCACAGGTGCAGGCTTCGATACTGAGCCTACCATGACACTCGAAATTTGGGTACCGCCACCCATCGTGGCAGAGCCCCAGGCAAGCCCATCGCAAATAAGCATCAATACAGGCGTTACGGAACTGAGCGTCAAAGTGTACAAAACCTCTTATGACATTGATACGGTTACAGTAAACCTCTCTCAAATTGGTGGTCTGAGTAATCACATGATGAGCCTCAAGGAAGTCATTAACGCTACGGCCTCCATTTATAATTGTACAACCAACTCAAGTGTGGAAGGTACTTTTAGTCTTCCGGTAAATGCCACAGACATCTACGGCAATTCCAACACATCCGTTAGCATTTCTCTGGAGGTCACAAGTGCCATTCAAATCCAGTACAACCTCGTCAAAAAGCCTGGAAGCACAGGCAAGAACTGGATCAGCATACCTCTTGAAACGAACATTACAACAGCATCCCAATTAATGTCTGCAATAGGATCCAACTGCGATGCAGTCAACCGATGGAACCCTGTTACCCAGAAATCAGAAGGCTGGATTTCACTATTTGGAGGCATGGGCACTAACTTTGCAATAGTGCCTGGCGAAGGCTACGAAGTATCGGTCACAGCAAACACGACTTTCTCAGTCTTAGGAACCATACCCACCACACAAAGCATCAATCTCGTCAAAAAACCTGGCAGCACTGGCAAGAATTGGGTCGGACTTCCCTACTTCACAACCAAATCCAATGCCTCTCAACTGATGAGTTCAATAGGATCCAACTGCGATGCAGTCAACCGATGGAACCCTGTTACCCAGAAATCAGAAGGTTGGATTTCACTATTTGGAGGCATGGGTACGAACTTCAACATCACAACAGGCGCAGGCTACGAAGTATCGGTTACAGGAAATACGACATGGATGCCTACTTGAGTCAAAAAGAAAAAATTAATAATTGAATTAGAAAAAAATACTGAATAGGAAGTGAGAAGGGAGAAAAAGATGAAACAGAAAATATGTCTTGTATTTGTCTTAACAGTGGCTTTCTTGGCACTGATGAGCGGGGCTCAAGCAGCCCACTGGATTTCTGGAACGGTCAACGATGCCGCAGACAGCACGCCAGCAAACGGACACACGGTCATCATCTACTATCTGGGAGATGAAGCCAATTATGTATCCGACACCATAGGTCCAACCGGCGCATCTGGTACAAATAACATGTATATGTGCGATTCGGAGTCCATTCCAAACCATGTATGGGCTCCCGGCGATGTGATCTACGCGAAAGTAACAGACAATGGAGATGGCTACACCGCTGGACCGGTTTCCGTGACTACAACAGGTGCAGGCTTTGATGTTATGCCTGCCATGACACTTCAGGCAGCACCAGACACAACAGCACCTGTGATAACAAGCCCAACAGCAACCCCATCTTCAATACCTGCGGATGGAGCTACGACATCTGTGTTGAACGCAACGGTAACGGATAATGTCGGCATCGCAAGCGTTACAGTGGACCTCTCTACAATAGGGGGCTCTGCTACGACAGCGATGACGAAGGTTGGCACTACAGACGTTTACAGCGTAACCACGACTGCATCGACATCGACAGCCTTAGGAACCAAAAGCTTAACAGTCACTGCGACTGACACTAATACCACTCCGAATACGGCAACCAGTAGCATTTCATTGACTGTTACAGCCGTACCAGACACATTTGCACCCATAGTTACCAACCCAACTGCGACGCCATCCACCATATACGCAAACGGGATTGCAACATCTCAGTTGAGCGTAACGGTAACGGATGGTACTGGCATCGCAAGCGTTACAGTGAACCTCTCTGCAATAGGGGGCTCTGCTACGACAGCGATGACGAAGGTTGGCACTACAGACGTTTACAGCGTAACCACGACCGCAGCGCCAACGACAGCACCTGGGACCTACAACTTGGCTGTTACTGCGACAGACAGCAGTACGAACGCTAACACCAACACATCGGTTAGCATTTCATTGACGGTTCAGGCGTTGCCTGTGACCATCACGTCAGTCTCGATCGACGATTCAACCGCCAGCAAGGGACAGAACTTCACTGCGCGCATAAACATGAGTTCAACTGTTACTGGGTGGTATGTCGTTGTTGTCAGTGGAATTGAATCCGGCGGAGAAGGTATAGCTGGTATAGGAACGGTCTATTTAACTGCAAGTCAGTCTGTAACGAATATGCCTGTACTCGTGCATATCCCGTCTCAGGCAACAGTGGGTAGTTATACCCTCTATGCAGGAGCATATGCGATAGGTGACTATCCAGCAAACCTAGCAAGCATAATAGACCATGCAGGGCCTGTGACTGCGACGGTCACATGACTCTTTTGATTTGTGGGGAGATGAACTAACCATGAAAAAAAGAGTTGAATGGGGAATTGTTTTAGCAATTCTCGTATTGGCATCTTCATTAATCGCACCCGCATCTGCTGTAGATCAGCTTGCTATTTCAGTCTCTCCTGATCCAGCGGTTCAAGACCTAGCCTTAACGGTAACCGTTACAGCGTCAGGCAGTCCTGTCTCAGGCGTATTCGTACAGTTTATCCTGAATGGTGGAACGCCAATATATGCATCGACGGATGCAAGCGGTCAAGCGATATTTAAACCGCTTCTGACAGGCACATTGGAGATAATTGCGACAAAATCAGGGTATCTAACCGCAACTAAATCTGTATCGGTTGGGGTGGCGCCTACGCCTACACCCACGCCCACACCTACACCCACGCCTACGCCCGTAACTCCTGGAACAGGTGGCGGCGGGTACGTACCGTCACCTACACCGACGGCAACACCAACAGCAACACCAGCGCCAACAGCAACACCAACAGCAACACCAACAGCAACACCAACAGCAGCACCAGCACCCACACCAGCACCCACACCAGCACCCACACCTGCACCCACACCTGCGCCAACACCGAAACCAACACCAGCACCTACACCAGCACCCACACCAGCGCCTACACCAAAACCAACACCAGCACCTACAGTCAGACCAACGCTAGCCCCAGCTCCAACACCCACGCCAACGCCTGGTATACCGGGATTTGAGGCAGCCTTCGCAATCGTTGGACTCCTAGCGGTTGCATATTTGATTAGACGAAGAGAATATTAAGCTAAAACGAAGGGAGGCTAAAACGAAGGTAGCAATCCCTTCTACAATTTTTTTATTTATCTATTTATCTTAATCAAAAGTTCTAGGATTTTAACCCCCTTTTAGTTCGCAACTCTTAATTAAGTTCACATCCTATTGTAACTGGATGTTGAGCATCGCAATTGCAGGGAAGCCAAATACAGGCAAATCGACTTATTTCAAGGCATCAACGATGGTGGATGTGGCAATAGCGTCATATCCCTTCACCACAATCGATGCCAACCATGGGATTTCCCATGTACGAACGAAATGTCCATGTAAGGAACTTGGCGTTCCTTGCAACAATTGCATAGGTGGAAATCGGTTCATCCCTATTGAATTCATAGACGTTGCAGGTCTGGTTCCAGACGCCCAT
Encoded proteins:
- a CDS encoding PGF-CTERM sorting domain-containing protein, coding for MKKRVEWGIVLAILVLASSLIAPASAVDQLAISVSPDPAVQDLALTVTVTASGSPVSGVFVQFILNGGTPIYASTDASGQAIFKPLLTGTLEIIATKSGYLTATKSVSVGVAPTPTPTPTPTPTPTPVTPGTGGGGYVPSPTPTATPTATPAPTATPTATPTATPTAAPAPTPAPTPAPTPAPTPAPTPKPTPAPTPAPTPAPTPKPTPAPTVRPTLAPAPTPTPTPGIPGFEAAFAIVGLLAVAYLIRRREY